A window of Panicum virgatum strain AP13 chromosome 8K, P.virgatum_v5, whole genome shotgun sequence contains these coding sequences:
- the LOC120644735 gene encoding probable E3 ubiquitin-protein ligase RNF217 isoform X1 yields the protein MAAASSFGDDSDLMVADDMYLIAVCQGRNQADATGLMAISDEEYAAELQLQEVIFVSSAMAMIVNSTMAATAAQSSLMPQLDSAIVVVDTANNDTTAAETPAVAECSSSSSSPPPSLAVAAPATGEQDDATAVATCKICLDYVPPSHVHHASRGCAHAFCAACLSGYISAKTQGGRISDVKCPGDGEDCCNVLDPELCQGIISGEAFEAWCAALCMSMVEGGSNFCYCPFDDCSEILVDDRGGDVPESECPACRRLFCARCRVPWHAGITCAEYGQLAPGDKGKEDLVVLEMAKGKKWKRCPQCKYLVEKHDGCVHITCRCGFQFCYACGNPWGQLDHSSCNTA from the exons ATGGCTGCCGCTTCTTCCTTTGGCGACGACTCTGACCTCATGGTTGCCGACGACATGTACTTGATAGCAGTTTGCCAAGGAAGAAACCAAGCAGACGCCACCGGGCTCATGGCGATTTCCGACGAGGAGTACGCCGCGGAACTCCAGCTTCAAGAGGTGATCTTTGTTTCCTCCGCCATGGCGATGATTGTTAATTCCACCATGGCAGCGACTGCGGCACAATCGTCGCTCATGCCGCAGCTTGATAgcgccatcgtcgtcgtcgacaCCGCCAACAATGACACAACAGCTGCTGAGACGCCCGCCGTAGCTGAgtgcagctcctcctcctcctcgcctccgccATCTCTTGCAGTTGCAGCCCCTGCCACCGGGGAACAAGACGACGCAACTGCGGTGGCAACTTGCAAGATCTGCCTGGACTACGTGCCACCGTCGCACGTGCACCACGCAAGTCGCGGCTGCGCGCACGCCTTCTGCGCAGCCTGCCTCTCCGGCTACATCAGCGCAAAGACCCAAGGCGGCCGCATCTCCGACGTCAAGTGTCCCGGGGACGGGGAGGACTGCTGCAACGTCCTTGACCCCGAACTCTGCCAAGGCATCATATCCGGCGAGGCTTTCGAGGCCTGGTGCGCCGCACTATGCATGTCCATGGTGGAGGGAGGCAGCAACTTTTGCTATTGCCCCTTCGACGACTGCTCGGAGATCTTGGTGGACGATCGTGGCGGCGACGTGCCGGAGTCGGAGTGCCCGGCGTGCAGGAGGCTGTTCTGTGCACGGTGCCGCGTGCCATGGCACGCTGGCATTACCTGTGCCGAGTATGGCCAATTAGCACCTGGGGACAAGGGGAAGGAGGACTTAGTGGTGCTGGAGATGGCCAAGGGGAAGAAGTGGAAGAGGTGCCCCCAGTGCAAGTACTTGGTCGAAAAACACGACGGCTGTGTGCACATAACTTGCAG GTGTGGCTTCCAGTTCTGCTATGCATGTGGCAATCCGTGGGGACAGCTTGATCATTCCTCTTGCAACACAGCGTGA
- the LOC120644735 gene encoding probable E3 ubiquitin-protein ligase RNF217 isoform X2 — translation MGRPILEARKQLRSRVCQGRNQADATGLMAISDEEYAAELQLQEVIFVSSAMAMIVNSTMAATAAQSSLMPQLDSAIVVVDTANNDTTAAETPAVAECSSSSSSPPPSLAVAAPATGEQDDATAVATCKICLDYVPPSHVHHASRGCAHAFCAACLSGYISAKTQGGRISDVKCPGDGEDCCNVLDPELCQGIISGEAFEAWCAALCMSMVEGGSNFCYCPFDDCSEILVDDRGGDVPESECPACRRLFCARCRVPWHAGITCAEYGQLAPGDKGKEDLVVLEMAKGKKWKRCPQCKYLVEKHDGCVHITCRCGFQFCYACGNPWGQLDHSSCNTA, via the exons TTTGCCAAGGAAGAAACCAAGCAGACGCCACCGGGCTCATGGCGATTTCCGACGAGGAGTACGCCGCGGAACTCCAGCTTCAAGAGGTGATCTTTGTTTCCTCCGCCATGGCGATGATTGTTAATTCCACCATGGCAGCGACTGCGGCACAATCGTCGCTCATGCCGCAGCTTGATAgcgccatcgtcgtcgtcgacaCCGCCAACAATGACACAACAGCTGCTGAGACGCCCGCCGTAGCTGAgtgcagctcctcctcctcctcgcctccgccATCTCTTGCAGTTGCAGCCCCTGCCACCGGGGAACAAGACGACGCAACTGCGGTGGCAACTTGCAAGATCTGCCTGGACTACGTGCCACCGTCGCACGTGCACCACGCAAGTCGCGGCTGCGCGCACGCCTTCTGCGCAGCCTGCCTCTCCGGCTACATCAGCGCAAAGACCCAAGGCGGCCGCATCTCCGACGTCAAGTGTCCCGGGGACGGGGAGGACTGCTGCAACGTCCTTGACCCCGAACTCTGCCAAGGCATCATATCCGGCGAGGCTTTCGAGGCCTGGTGCGCCGCACTATGCATGTCCATGGTGGAGGGAGGCAGCAACTTTTGCTATTGCCCCTTCGACGACTGCTCGGAGATCTTGGTGGACGATCGTGGCGGCGACGTGCCGGAGTCGGAGTGCCCGGCGTGCAGGAGGCTGTTCTGTGCACGGTGCCGCGTGCCATGGCACGCTGGCATTACCTGTGCCGAGTATGGCCAATTAGCACCTGGGGACAAGGGGAAGGAGGACTTAGTGGTGCTGGAGATGGCCAAGGGGAAGAAGTGGAAGAGGTGCCCCCAGTGCAAGTACTTGGTCGAAAAACACGACGGCTGTGTGCACATAACTTGCAG GTGTGGCTTCCAGTTCTGCTATGCATGTGGCAATCCGTGGGGACAGCTTGATCATTCCTCTTGCAACACAGCGTGA